GACACTTCTCATTACTGGCCTGTATTTTACCTTGGGACATTCCAGATTGGTAAGCGGCCAAACTTTAGGCAAGAGGTGTTTTGGCCTTAGAGTAGTAAATGCGAATACTGATTCTCGAGAAGCTATCTTCCTTAGCGCGGGACAAGCCCTTATAAGATTTTTTTTGACATACGGTGCATTAATACTAGTTGCAGAAGTTCCGCCGATAGCGTTTAGGAAACTTGAGATAGTTGCACCTCCAGCATTACTCGAGCTTCACGTATTAGTGGTGTTGTCGTATCTCTTCTCCAATATTGCATGCGCGCTATTTAGCAAAACTCATCAGGGAATTCACGACGAGTTGGTTGATAGTTTGGTTTTAAGAACAAAATCCGAAACGACGGATGAAAATATCCGAGAATTTACGAAATCGCTTTTAAATAACGACTGTTTGCGACAGACTTCGCTCAATAGACTATTGGCAATACTCGGGGGTTGTTTCGTCGCCATATTACTTTGGCTTGCTGGAACTATCTTGCCAGCCGATCTCCGCTCGTTTTATAGCCGCAGATATGAATTTGAAAACAACTTTCCGATTCGGACTATGAACATCTTATCATCAGGTAATAATACCCTTCACGTTTCGGCTATAATATTGCCACAAAACTCTGTCGTTGGCTCACCTAGCGAAAGCGCCTCAGAACTACTAGTAAGAGCCACTAAATTCTTAGTAGAGCGAGAAGCTATAGATGTTAAGTCTTTTGAGGCTGTTAACTATAGCGTAACTACCTTTAACTCGAACTCTGAAGTATCCGAGGAAAAAGTAAGAGTAACGACGGACACATATAGCACTAGCTCTTTTAATTAGCCTGCCCAAACATTTATACCATTTACAAAAAGTAAAATATTTAACTTACTTTTTGGAAACGGTATAGTCTTGTAGTAAAATAGGCCTATGTTATCTGCTTTAGTTTTTAGCTCAAACCAAGTCGCCAGCGCATTGCTTGAAAAAACGGCTCGCAAGGAAGGGATAAATTGTCAAATCGCCTCTACAGCTGATGAGGCTTTAGAGGCTCTATCCACTGAGACCTTTAATATCGCACTTATTGACTACGCGTCGGCAAATATAGCTGAGTCATTAAAACTATTTACCGCTGGATGGGCGTTTAATCCTCTCATGGTAGCTTGTATCTTTAGCCAAACGGAGGAGATTCCACAGAAGTGGGACGCTGTGCTAGCTGGCGTAAAGGTATTTTCTGGGAAAGAAGCTTTTACGGAGATCCAGCAGGCGCTTAGAGAATTAGCAAATCATACGCCAACAGTGGGAGACTTCGGCATTTTACTAGTGGAGGATCTTGATTCTCCTCGAGATATAATTTCAGCGTACATAGAAAGTATGGGCTTTCCTCACCTCACTGGCGTAAGTGGAGCTACAGATGCCTTAAGAGTACTCGAAAACTCGCCGGGATCGTATTATTGCATTATTACGGACATCAATATGCCGGGGATAAGTGGGATTGAATTAATGAAAGCAGTTCGTTCAGATGACCGCTTTCGCCATCTGCCGATTATAGTCCTCACAGCTTACGGCACTCCGGCGAATTTAATAAATTGCATAAAAGCCGGCGCTACTGGTTTCTTAGTAAAGCCATTTAAGAAAAAAGCGATGCGAGAGGAGCTCGAAAAAGCAAAGCGAATTTTTACCAATAGACAAAGCCCACGCCTGTGCAGCCCAGACGAAGCCCATATGCTAGAAGAAGCCCTTCATCGCAAGGGACTTCTGTAGGTTGTCCATAACACATTGCAATCATTGCGCTTTTTGTCTCCGCGCCTCCTTCTAAAAAAGTCGCCCAGACATGTTCCACTTAATTAAGCATCGTCACAGATACAAGTATAAAGCGGGTTGGCATTTTAACCGATAGAAATATTATATGTTATAAAAACTCAATAAAAAGAGTCGAGCAATAAACATAGCGAGTTAAGCAGCGGTAACTAATTGATATAATAGCATATTTCAATAACTAACCAGTGGCATAAAAAGGATCATGGGCTTATTAAAACTTCGCCCCACTGAGGCAGGCAGGACAAAAGAGCCGCAGCAGATGACTGCGACTCGAAAAAGTAACGGTATCGTCCAACCTGGCCATAGCGACCACGGAGAATTAGATCCTAACTCTATATTGCCAAACACCGATTTGAGCGCGACGGTTGGTGCCTTTGAAACGCGCATGCAGCGAAAAAAGAAGCAGCTCGAGCAAGCTAACGATCTAGCTGGCATAGCTGCTAAACAAAGACAAGCGCTCATGCTAGAAACAATGATGAATATACGCAAATCCCTCGTCAAGGTTTCTCGAATAGATCTAGGGCCTCGTTTTTATTTCTCTATGGATTTTGATGACTGGCAAGGGTGGCCCCGGCTCATTGTTCGCCTGAATGATTCCTTGCTACAAGAAGACGATTATCCATTCTTTCAAGTACTCGCCTACGACAGAAATTCAAAGGCCACCATAGAGGTTAACCCAGGCAATACTGCGAAACCCGAAAAAATTTTTTTAGATAAAGAAATCGATCTAAAAAGAATGCCTGTGTTGTTAAAAAAATGTGTTCGGCTCTTCTTGGACGAAATTGAGAATATTATACTAGCAACAGAAAAAGAACTGGAGGAACTAGAATCTA
This window of the Deltaproteobacteria bacterium genome carries:
- a CDS encoding RDD family protein encodes the protein MPSSSSIPVSQSSDPAIELAGAAPRLLAAIVDYLVLSAFLSLISRVANIFDWGFVLTLLITGLYFTLGHSRLVSGQTLGKRCFGLRVVNANTDSREAIFLSAGQALIRFFLTYGALILVAEVPPIAFRKLEIVAPPALLELHVLVVLSYLFSNIACALFSKTHQGIHDELVDSLVLRTKSETTDENIREFTKSLLNNDCLRQTSLNRLLAILGGCFVAILLWLAGTILPADLRSFYSRRYEFENNFPIRTMNILSSGNNTLHVSAIILPQNSVVGSPSESASELLVRATKFLVEREAIDVKSFEAVNYSVTTFNSNSEVSEEKVRVTTDTYSTSSFN
- a CDS encoding response regulator gives rise to the protein MLSALVFSSNQVASALLEKTARKEGINCQIASTADEALEALSTETFNIALIDYASANIAESLKLFTAGWAFNPLMVACIFSQTEEIPQKWDAVLAGVKVFSGKEAFTEIQQALRELANHTPTVGDFGILLVEDLDSPRDIISAYIESMGFPHLTGVSGATDALRVLENSPGSYYCIITDINMPGISGIELMKAVRSDDRFRHLPIIVLTAYGTPANLINCIKAGATGFLVKPFKKKAMREELEKAKRIFTNRQSPRLCSPDEAHMLEEALHRKGLL